The following coding sequences lie in one Acropora palmata chromosome 3, jaAcrPala1.3, whole genome shotgun sequence genomic window:
- the LOC141877297 gene encoding NEDD8-conjugating enzyme Ubc12-like — protein MCGSLAKDFHKLMKSIASFSDNQAEVCHYEENLQAFQVEIIPNDGVYCGGRFKFQVNLEDYPYAAPSVTCETRIYHPNIDHGSGEVCLNLFEEWNATNSLEDCVQGLLFLLYNPNLEDPLSVLFDSESENYDEFTKNVWLSLQGGEVEGFGFERNLVNEDSVEDKDNEFTNCRSQKEAEPEVNDAKATQSGVMQDMIELNKTAGTGNTETSEDSKLNSKCYDTGDFILGKIHPHRTEGEMTGLVKE, from the coding sequence ATGTGTGGATCATTGGCTAAAGATTTCCACAAGCTGATGAAAAGCATCGCCAGCTTTTCAGACAATCAGGCTGAGGTCTGTCATTATGAAGAAAACTTACAAGCTTTTCAAGTCGAAATTATTCCAAACGACGGTGTTTACTGCGGTGGCAGATTCAAGTTTCAAGTGAATCTGGAAGACTACCCCTATGCAGCTCCCAGCGTTACGTGTGAAACACGAATTTACCATCCAAACATTGACCACGGCAGTGGAGAAGTCTGCTTGAATTTGTTCGAAGAATGGAACGCAACTAACAGTTTAGAGGACTGTGTGCAGGGGTTGTTATTTTTACTCTACAATCCAAACTTAGAAGATCCTTTGAGTGTCTTGTTTGACTCCGAATCTGAAAATTATGATGAATTCACCAAGAATGTTTGGCTGTCACTTCAGGGCGGCGAAGTGGAGGGCTTTGGTTTTGAGAGAAACCTTGTGAACGAAGATAGTGTTGAAGACAAAGACAACGAGTTCACGAATTGTCGAAGTCAAAAGGAGGCTGAACCTGAAGTCAACGATGCAAAAGCAACCCAAAGTGGAGTTATGCAAGATATGATTGAGCTAAACAAGACTGCTGGCACAGGGAACACAGAAACAAGCGAAGATTCTAAATTGAATTCAAAATGTTATGATACTGGTGACTTTATTTTAGGAAAGATCCACCCGCACAGAACAGAAGGGGAGATGACTGGCCTGGTGAAggaataa